A section of the Zygosaccharomyces rouxii strain CBS732 chromosome B complete sequence genome encodes:
- the CDC27 gene encoding anaphase promoting complex subunit CDC27 (similar to uniprot|P38042 Saccharomyces cerevisiae YBL084C CDC27 Subunit of the Anaphase-Promoting Complex/Cyclosome (APC/C) which is a ubiquitin-protein ligase required for degradation of anaphase inhibitors including mitotic cyclins during the metaphase/anaphase transition) yields the protein MFFGAAGSASSTNTNTNMASHQEDFSTDVNFLGTIIKLQECIQQAITQLNHDTAVFLSELLYSECAPLDKTHSYRLESVYLYSLSLFLNAEYHTALDVAQEFKNSSHAGIGYIFARCCLQLSSGLHDAVVALLNLLKKKTVPPSSAMNALIFLPTMATIHCLLGKLYRKLDKTQESALHFSEALNADPYMWEAYVELCNMKATIDLKKLYSVMSRQNHFSTSSARYRARNGVFKSTPYKVPNSSSSSSSSSSSSSVAFPQQHHHQQHQNQQQQQQHSQASMHPQNTPLAPPHTTTAKGQPTNSLLNKANVVVSTLGFSPFTTKQPTASSVGKVNNRGKVLSTPPSKLLSTTNFKTPRNNTNNNPTNSASKRKEQISFSGIKPESSNGILTTNLPSFSSLSSLHELMYNFARVLKASSQYDSYRALRLMETQIPDHIKNVMPWCQARLGKLHFEIVNYEMSLKHFKQLRQMQPTRSEDIEVFSTLLWHIHDKINLSHLSNELLETQPDKPQTWCSLGNLYSLQRDHDEAIRYFEKATEVDPHFAYGYTLQGHEHSSNDSIDMAKTCYRKAIASDPQHYNAYYGLGMCCMKLGQYEEALLYFEKARSINPVNVILICCCGVALEKMSYQEKALQYYELASELQPSSSLAKFKKAHLLYVMARYSVALENFEELAELAPDEATVHFLLGQLYQIMGRKKDAVKEFTIAMNLDPKGNQLIIDALEKCHLQE from the coding sequence ATGTTTTTTGGCGCTGCAGGATCAGCTTCTAGTACAAATACAAACACAAATATGGCATCTCatcaagaagatttcaGTACAGATGTTAATTTTTTGGGTACTATCAtcaaattacaagaatgTATACAGCAAGCAATTACTCAGTTGAATCACGACACTGCTGTCTTCCTATCAGAACTATTATACTCAGAATGCGCACCTCTGGACAAAACTCATAGCTATAGATTGGAATCCGTCTACTTATATTCTTTATCGCTTTTTCTAAATGCAGAATACCATACTGCATTGGATGTGGCCcaagaattcaaaaattcgaGTCATGCTGGGATTGGTTACATTTTTGCCCGCTGTTGTCTACAATTATCATCCGGTTTGCATGATGCAGTAGTTGCACTTTTGAatctgttgaaaaaaaaaactgTCCCACCTAGTAGCGCTATGAATGCATTGATTTTCCTACCTACAATGGCAACAATTCATTGCTTGCTCGGTAAACTGTATCGCAAACTAGATAAGACCCAGGAAAGTGCTCTTCATTTCTCTGAAGCTCTTAATGCAGATCCTTACATGTGGGAGGCCTACGTGGAACTGTGCAATATGAAGGCAACAAtagatttaaagaaattgtacAGTGTAATGAGCAGACAAAATCATTTTTCTACATCGTCAGCTCGTTACAGAGCAAGAAATGGCGTCTTTAAATCTACTCCGTATAAAGTACCGAAttcctcatcatcgtcatcatcttcatcgtcgtcatcatcagtGGCATTCCCACAGCAAcatcaccatcaacaacatcagaaccagcagcagcaacaacagcacTCACAAGCTTCAATGCATCCTCAGAATACTCCCTTAGCGCCTCCTCATACTACCACTGCAAAGGGGCAACCGACCAATTCACTACTGAACAAGGCAAACGTAGTGGTTTCTACACTAGGATTTTCACCGTTCACCACTAAACAGCCTACTGCTAGTTCAGTAGGTAAAGTGAACAATAGAGGCAAAGTACTTTCAACTCCACCTTCCAAACTTTTATCTACAACAAACTTTAAAACACCAAGAAATAACACTAATAACAATCCGACCAACAGTGCCtccaagagaaaagaacaaatttctttctcaGGTATCAAACCCGAAAGTTCTAACGGTATTCTTACGACTAATCTGCCGTCATTCTCATCGTTATCGTCACTACATGAACTTATGTACAATTTCGCCCGTGTCTTAAAGGCGTCGTCACAATATGATTCCTACAGAGCGTTAAGGTTAATGGAAACCCAAATTCCAGATCACATTAAAAATGTCATGCCCTGGTGTCAAGCTCGATTAGGTAAATTACACTTCGAAATTGTCAATTATGAAATGTCATTAAAGCATTTCAAACAATTAAGGCAAATGCAACCTACCAGATCAGAGGATATTGAAGTTTTCTCCACATTACTGTGGCATATTCATGATAAAATAAACTTATCACATTTGTCGAATGAATTGCTTGAAACTCAACCGGATAAACCACAAACTTGGTGTAGTTTGGGTAATCTTTACTCATTACAAAGAGATCACGATGAAGCAATTAggtattttgaaaaggctACAGAAGTGGACCCACATTTCGCATATGGGTACACTTTACAGGGTCATGAACATTCTTCCAATGACTCTATTGATATGGCCAAGACATGTTATCGAAAGGCTATAGCGTCAGATCCTCAACATTATAATGCATATTACGGGCTGGGAATGTGTTGTATGAAGTTGGGACAATACGAAGAAGCTCTTCTCTATTTCGAAAAGGCAAGGAGTATCAATCCTGTAAATGTCATCCTAATATGCTGTTGTGGTGTAGCTTTAGAAAAAATGTCATACCAAGAGAAGGCGTTACAATATTACGAATTAGCATCTGAATTAcaaccatcttcatcgcTGGCCAAGTTCAAGAAGGCTCATCTGTTGTATGTGATGGCAAGGTATAGTGTAGCATTGGAGAATTTCGAAGAATTAGCCGAACTGGCACCTGACGAGGCAACGGTTCATTTCCTCTTGGGACAATTGTATCAAATTATGGGACGAAAGAAAGATGCAGTCAAAGAGTTTACAATTGCAATGAATTTAGATCCTAAGGGCAATCAATTAATTATTGATGCCCTAGAAAAATGTCACTTGCAAgaatga